The segment TTAATTTCCATTTCTTCATAAAGCAGACGTTTATAGCCTAAATCATCTGCTAAACTTGTGCTGGCAATTTCTATAGCTAAATCAGGGGGTGAGGTAATCTCAAGGTTAGCAATTGATGTGCCGGTGGGGGCAAGGCTGGCGCGTTCTCCAATATAATAAGAAATATCGGGTTGTGCTTCTCGCAGGCCGGTTTTTCTAAAACTACAGTTGATTAGTCCTGTTTGCCGAATACCTTTGAGAACACAAAATAAACTGATGGCAAAAAAGATAATGCCGTTCTCGTTTGCGTGGTTTGGTCCTACTGGTGCCATTTCTATCTTCAATTTTTTATCAACATAATAGGTTTTTGCTTTTTCGTACTCCGGCGCATGAATTGCTTGGATATATTCATCCCAAGTAGCCGGTATCCAGGTATTAGTTGAGAGTTTAGTTTGAAGTTGGTTCATAACAAAAATTATTAAATGAAGTTTACCAAATCCAAAGCCCAAAAGGAAACCTATCTGCGTCCATCTGTAGTGGGGCAGGCATCCTGCCTGTCTAAAGGCTGCGGTTAAAAAATAACCAAAGAACTCCCAAAAAAGACCCTTTCGTGCTGTGGAGCAGGCAAGATGCCTGCTAGACATCTCTAAGATAATTCTATTTTAAGCTATTTTTTGCAAAATTCGGGCCTAACCCTTAAAGAATACTAACTCAAAACCTCCAAAACCGGCCTCATAATCCTGTTATTTTAATACATAAAAAACGCATTTCTACCCGCTTTTTCTAATTCTGACTTTGCTGTTGCCGAAAAAACTTTATAAATCCCACTCACTAAATTTTGCCACTGTTGCAAACTCCCAGCACACGAGCAATTTTGAAACTGAAACTTATAAAATTTTGTCCACAAAGCCGGCGCATAATGGCTTTTTTCACTTTTATACCAGCGTTTTTTCCACAGCGCCAAATCTTTGATATCCGGCACATCTACGCCTACAATTGCCGGAAAATCTGCATAACTCACAAACCGGCTCACTCCTTTCGCGTGGACGTGAACCACATACCGCATCAACCGAATGCGGATAATATTCTCTACGGCAATATTAAACATCAGCGCCACCGCCTCTTCCGTAACAAATCGAGCGAGCCGGTGCACAACTGGCGAATCATGCCAAATTTTAGATTCTGTAATTGTTTCTAAATTTTCCCCTGATGTTGTTAACATATTTGTTATCTCCCTTATGGGATTTTTAACTTTGTTTTTTAAGTGATCGCCCGACAGTTTGCGAGACTAGGGGGGCGATCTCTTTTGTTTTGTTGGTATTATAATCATAAATTGCAATTACATTTTTT is part of the Ancylothrix sp. D3o genome and harbors:
- a CDS encoding Uma2 family endonuclease, producing the protein MNQLQTKLSTNTWIPATWDEYIQAIHAPEYEKAKTYYVDKKLKIEMAPVGPNHANENGIIFFAISLFCVLKGIRQTGLINCSFRKTGLREAQPDISYYIGERASLAPTGTSIANLEITSPPDLAIEIASTSLADDLGYKRLLYEEMEIKEYWVVDVEKTQIIAFAIAEGGSKRITTSQVLPALSITILEEALQRSQEQDHTEIGTWLLAEFQK